A single Pan troglodytes isolate AG18354 chromosome 19, NHGRI_mPanTro3-v2.0_pri, whole genome shotgun sequence DNA region contains:
- the GPATCH8 gene encoding G patch domain-containing protein 8 isoform X3, whose product MGMGRMEMELDYAEDATERRRVLEVEKEDTEELRQKYKDYVDKEKAIAKALEDLRANFYCELCDKQYQKHQEFDNHINSYDHAHKQEGTQDYYESEIIADVLKANPSNLGAQITRRLKDLKQREFARNVSSRSRKDEKKQEKALRRLHELAEQRKQAECAPGSGPMFKPTTVAVDEEGGEDDKDESATNSGTGATASCGLGSEFSTDKGGPFTAVQITNTTGLAQAPGLASQGISFGIKNNLGTPLQKLGVSFSFAKKAPVKLESIASVFKDHAEEGTSEDGTKPDEKGSDQGLQKVGDSDGSSNLDGKKEDEDPQDGGSLASTLSKLKRMKREEGAGATEPEYYHYIPPAHCKVKPNFPFLLFMRASEQMDGDNTTHPKNAPESKKGSSPKPKSCIKAAASQGAEKTVSEVSEQPKETSMTEPSEPGSKAEAKKALGGDVSDQSLESHSQKVSETQMCESNSSKETSLATPAGKESQEGPKHPTGPFFPVLSKDESTALQWPSELLIFTKAEPSISYSCNPLYFDFKLSRNKDARTKGTEKPKDIGSSSKDHLQGLNPGEPNKNKEVGGEKIVRSSGGRMDAPASGSACSGLNKQEPGGSHGSETEDTGRSLPSKKERSGKSHRHKKKKKHKKSSKHKRKHKADTEEKSSKAESGEKSKKRKKRKRKKNKSSAPADSERGPKPEPPGSGSPAPPRRRRRAQDDSQRRSLPAEEGSSGKKDEGGGGSSSQDHGGRKHKGELPPSSCQRRAGTKRSSRSSHRSQPSSGDEDSDDASSHRLHQKSPSQYSEEEEEEDSGSEHSRSRSRSGRRHSSHRSSRRSYSSSSDASSDQSCYSRQRSYSDDSYSDYSDRSRRHSKRSHDSDDSDYASSKHRSKRHKYSSSDDDYSLSCSQSRSRSRSHTRERSRSRGRSRSSSCSRSRSKRRSRSTTAHSWQRSRSYSRDRSRSTRSPSQRSGSRKGSWGHESPEERHSGRRDFIRSKIYRSQSPHYFRSGRGEGPGKKDDGRGDDSKATGPPSQNSNIGTGRGSEGDCSPEDKNSVTAKLLLEKIQSRKVERKPSVSEEVQATPNKAGPKLKDPPQGYFGPKLPPSLGNKPVLPLIGKLPATRKPNKKCEESGLERGEEQEQSETEEGPPGSSDALFAHQFPSEETTGPLLDPPPEESKSGEGTADHPVAPLGTPAHSDCYPGDPTISHNYLPDPSDGDTLESLDSSSQPGPVESSLLPIAPDLEHFPSYAPPSGDPSIESTDGAEDASLAPLESQPITFTPEEMEKYSKLQQAAQQHIQQQLLAKQVKAFPASAALAPATPALQPIHIQQPATASATSITTVQHAILQHHAAAAAAAIGIHPHPHPQPLAQVHHIPQPHLTPISLSHLTHSIIPGHPATFLASHPIHIIPASAIHPGPFTFHPVPHAALYPTLLAPRPAAAAATALHLHPLLHPIFSGQDLQHPPSHGT is encoded by the exons CTGATGTATTGAAAGCAAATCCTTCTAATTTGGGAGCCCAGATCACAAGA AGATTAAAAGATCTGAAGCAGAGAGAGTTTGCTCGAAATGTCTCTTCAAGATCCCGCAAGGATgagaaaaaacaggaaaaagcccTTCGGCGGCTCCATGAGTTGGCAGAGCAAAGAAAACAAGCTGAATG TGCACCTGGAAGTGGTCCCATGTTCAAACCAACCACAGTGGCTGTAGATGAAGAAGGTGGAGAAGATGATAAAGATGAATCAGCTACAAATAGTGGCACAGGTGCCACTGCTTCTTGTGGCCTGGGATCTGAATTCTCCACAGATAAAGGAGGCCCTTTCACTGCAGTACAAATCACTAATACCACTGGACTGGCCCAGGCTCCTGGGTTAGCCTCCCAAGGCATCAGCTTTGGCATTAAGAATAATCTGGGGACCCCATTGCAAAAATTGGGAGTGTCATTTTCTTTTGCCAAGAAGGCTCCTGTCAAACTCGAATCAATAGCATCAGTTTTCAAGGACCATGCGGAAGAAGGGACCTCTGAAGATGGAACAAAACCCGATGAGAAGGGTTCTGACCAAGGACTGCAGAAGGTAGGAGACTCTGATGGGAGCAGTAATCTTGATGGTAAAAAAGAGGATGAAGACCCTCAGGATGGAGGGTCCCTTGCCTCAACATTATCCAAATTAAAAAGGATGAAACGAGAAGAAGGAGCTGGGGCTACAGAGCCTGAGTATTACCACTACATCCCCCCAGCACACTGCAAAGTAAAACCTAATTTTCCCTTTCTACTTTTTATGAGAGCCAGTGAACAAATGGATGGTGATAATACTACACACCCAAAGAATGCCCCAGAGAGTAAAAAAGGCAGTTCTCCCAAGCCTAAAAGCTGCATCAAGGCGGCAGCAAGCCAAGGAGCAGAAAAGACAGTTAGTGAAGTCTCTGAGCAGCCGAAGGAAACCAGCATGACCGAGCCCTCAGAACCAGGAAGCAAAGCTGAGGCAAAGAAGGCCTTAGGAGGGGATGTAAGTGATCAGAGTTTAGAAAGTCATAGTCAGAAGGTTTCAGAGACCCAAATGTGTGAGTCCAACTCTTCTAAAGAAACCTCTCTGGCCACCCCAGCAGGGAAAGAAAGCCAAGAAGGACCCAAACATCCTACTGGTCCCTTCTTCCCAGTTTTGAGCAAAGATGAAAGCACTGCCCTCCAGTGGCCATCAGAACTATTAATTTTCACCAAGGCAGAACCCTCCATTTCATACAGTTGTAACCCTTTATATTTTGACTTTAAACTTTCAAGGAACAAAGATGCCAGAActaaaggaacagaaaaaccaaaggATATAGGAAGCTCCTCAAAGGACCATCTCCAAGGCCTAAATCCTGGTGAGCCAAATAAAAACAAGGAAGTGGGCGGAGAGAAAATAGTACGTTCCTCAGGAGGCAGAATGGACGCACCTGCTTCAGGGTCTGCCTGTAGCGGCCTGAACAAGCAGGAGCCTGGGGGTAGCCATGGGTCTGAGacagaagacacagggagaagccTTCCCAGCAAGAAAGAACGATCTGGGAAGTCCCACcggcacaaaaagaaaaagaagcacaaAAAATCCAGCAAACACAAACGTAAACACAAGGCTGACACAGAAGAGAAAAGCTCTAAGGCAGAGTCAGGGGAGAAATCTAAGAAGCGCAAGAAACGAAAACGAAAGAAGAATAAGTCATCAGCCCCAGCAGATTCTGAACGAGGACCCAAACCAGAACCCCCTGGGAGTGGCAGTCCCGCACCACCAAGAAGAAGGCGGCGAGCTCAAGATGACTCCCAGCGGAGATCCCTCCCAGCTGAAGAGGGGAGCAGTGGCAAAAAGGATGAAGGTGGGGGTGGTAGCAGCTCCCAAGACCATGGTGGGAGGAAACACAAAGGTGAACTTCCACCTTCATCCTGCCAGCGAAGAGCAGGCACCAAACGGAGCAGCCGGTCTAGCCATCGGAGCCAACCCAGTAGTGGAGATGAGGATAGTGATGATGCTTCCTCACACCGGCTGCACCAGAAGTCTCCATCCCAGTACagtgaggaagaagaagaggaagattcAGGCAGTGAGCATTCCCGCAGCCGCTCAAGGTCTGGCCGGCGCCATTCCTCGCATCGTTCCTCCCGGCGTTCTTACTCAAGTAGCTCAGATGCCTCTTCAGACCAGAGCTGCTATAGTAGACAGCGCAGTTACTCTGATGACAGCTACAGTGACTACAGTGACAGATCACGAAGGCACTCCAAGCGCTCCCATGACTCAGATGACTCAGACTATGCCAGCTCCAAACACCGATCAAAACGGCACAAATATTCATCTTCTGATGATGACTATAGCCTCAGTTGCAGCCAGTCCCGAAGCCGATCTCGGAGTCATACCAGAGAGCGCTCAAGATCCCGGGGCCGCAGCCGCAGCAGCAGTTGTAGTCGTAGTCGAAGCAAGCGGAGAAGCCGTAGCACCACAGCCCACAGCTGGCAACGGAGCCGGAGCTATAGCCGGGACCGCAGCCGCAGCACCAGGAGCCCTTCCCAGAGATCAGGCTCCAGGAAGGGATCATGGGGTCACGAGAGCCCTGAGGAGAGGCATTCTGGGCGTCGGGACTTCATTCGTTCTAAGATCTACCGCTCCCAGTCCCCCCACTATTTCCGATCAGGCCGGGGAGAAGGTCCTGGGAAGAAAGATGATGGCAGAGGAGATGACAGTAAAGCAACAGGTCCACCTTCCCAGAACAGCAACATTGGCACAGGAAGAGGGTCAGAAGGTGACTGCAGTCCTGAAGACAAGAACTCTGTCACTGCCAAACTGCTACTGGAGAAGATCCAGTCAAGGAAAGTGGAGAGGAAACCTAGTGTGAGTGAGGAGGTGCAGGCCACCCCTAATAAAGCTGGGCCCAAGCTCAAGGACCCCCCACAAGGTTACTTTGGGCCCAAGCTCCCCCCATCTCTTGGCAATAAGCCTGTCCTTCCACTGATAGGGAAGCTCCCAGCTACCCGAAAGCCCAATAAGAAGTGTGAAGAGTCTGGCTTGGAAAGGGGGGAAGAGCAAGAACAGTCAGAGACAGAAGAGGGGCCCCCAGGGAGTAGTGATGCCCTATTTGCGCATCAGTTCCCTTCAGAGGAAACAACTGGCCCCTTATTAGACCCACCCCCAGAAGAGTCAAAGTCTGGAGAAGGTACTGCTGATCACCCTGTGGCTCCACTAGGCACCCCAGCACATTCTGACTGCTACCCTGGGGACCCAACCATCTCCCATAACTACCTCCCCGACCCCAGTGATGGGGACACCCTGGAGTCCCTGGATAGCAGCAGTCAGCCAGGCCCTGTGGAGTCCAGCTTGCTGCCTATAGCACCAGACCTTGAGCATTTCCCCAGTTATGCACCTCCCAGTGGGGATCCTAGTATTGAGTCAACAGATGGGGCTGAGGATGCTTCACTGGCCCCCCTGGAAAGCCAGCCCATCACCTTCACCCCTGAGGAGATGGAGAAGTACAGCAAGCTCCAGCAGGCTGCTCAGCAACACATCCAGCAGCAGCTTCTGGCCAAGCAAGTAAAGGCCTTTCCAGCCTCAGCTGCCCTGGCCCCAGCCACACCAGCCCTGCAACCCATCCACATTCAGCAGCCAGCTACAGCCTCTGCCACCTCCATCACAACTGTTCAGCATGCCATCCTACAACATcatgctgctgcagctgctgccgcCATCGGCATTcaccctcacccccatccccaaccACTTGCCCAGGTGCATCATATTCCCCAGCCCCATCTGACCCCCATTTCTTTGTCCCACCTCACTCACTCAATCATCCCTGGCCACCCTGCCACCTTTCTCGCTAGCCATCCCATCCACATCATTCCCGCCTCAGCCATCCATCCTGGGCCCTTCACCTTTCACCCTGTCCCACATGCTGCCCTCTACCCCACCCTACTTGCTCCACGGCCTGCTGCAGcagctgccactgcactccaccttcaCCCACTACTTCACCCCATCTTCTCAGGTCAGGACCTGCAACATCCCCCCAGCCATGGCACGTGA
- the GPATCH8 gene encoding G patch domain-containing protein 8 isoform X5, with translation MGMGRMEMELDYAEDATERRRVLEVEKEDTEELRQKYKDYVDKEKAIAKALEDLRANFYCELCDKQYQKHQEFDNHINSYDHAHKQRLKDLKQREFARNVSSRSRKDEKKQEKALRRLHELAEQRKQAECAPGSGPMFKPTTVAVDEEGGEDDKDESATNSGTGATASCGLGSEFSTDKGGPFTAVQITNTTGLAQAPGLASQGISFGIKNNLGTPLQKLGVSFSFAKKAPVKLESIASVFKDHAEEGTSEDGTKPDEKGSDQGLQKVGDSDGSSNLDGKKEDEDPQDGGSLASTLSKLKRMKREEGAGATEPEYYHYIPPAHCKVKPNFPFLLFMRASEQMDGDNTTHPKNAPESKKGSSPKPKSCIKAAASQGAEKTVSEVSEQPKETSMTEPSEPGSKAEAKKALGGDVSDQSLESHSQKVSETQMCESNSSKETSLATPAGKESQEGPKHPTGPFFPVLSKDESTALQWPSELLIFTKAEPSISYSCNPLYFDFKLSRNKDARTKGTEKPKDIGSSSKDHLQGLNPGEPNKNKEVGGEKIVRSSGGRMDAPASGSACSGLNKQEPGGSHGSETEDTGRSLPSKKERSGKSHRHKKKKKHKKSSKHKRKHKADTEEKSSKAESGEKSKKRKKRKRKKNKSSAPADSERGPKPEPPGSGSPAPPRRRRRAQDDSQRRSLPAEEGSSGKKDEGGGGSSSQDHGGRKHKGELPPSSCQRRAGTKRSSRSSHRSQPSSGDEDSDDASSHRLHQKSPSQYSEEEEEEDSGSEHSRSRSRSGRRHSSHRSSRRSYSSSSDASSDQSCYSRQRSYSDDSYSDYSDRSRRHSKRSHDSDDSDYASSKHRSKRHKYSSSDDDYSLSCSQSRSRSRSHTRERSRSRGRSRSSSCSRSRSKRRSRSTTAHSWQRSRSYSRDRSRSTRSPSQRSGSRKGSWGHESPEERHSGRRDFIRSKIYRSQSPHYFRSGRGEGPGKKDDGRGDDSKATGPPSQNSNIGTGRGSEGDCSPEDKNSVTAKLLLEKIQSRKVERKPSVSEEVQATPNKAGPKLKDPPQGYFGPKLPPSLGNKPVLPLIGKLPATRKPNKKCEESGLERGEEQEQSETEEGPPGSSDALFAHQFPSEETTGPLLDPPPEESKSGEGTADHPVAPLGTPAHSDCYPGDPTISHNYLPDPSDGDTLESLDSSSQPGPVESSLLPIAPDLEHFPSYAPPSGDPSIESTDGAEDASLAPLESQPITFTPEEMEKYSKLQQAAQQHIQQQLLAKQVKAFPASAALAPATPALQPIHIQQPATASATSITTVQHAILQHHAAAAAAAIGIHPHPHPQPLAQVHHIPQPHLTPISLSHLTHSIIPGHPATFLASHPIHIIPASAIHPGPFTFHPVPHAALYPTLLAPRPAAAAATALHLHPLLHPIFSGQDLQHPPSHGT, from the exons AGATTAAAAGATCTGAAGCAGAGAGAGTTTGCTCGAAATGTCTCTTCAAGATCCCGCAAGGATgagaaaaaacaggaaaaagcccTTCGGCGGCTCCATGAGTTGGCAGAGCAAAGAAAACAAGCTGAATG TGCACCTGGAAGTGGTCCCATGTTCAAACCAACCACAGTGGCTGTAGATGAAGAAGGTGGAGAAGATGATAAAGATGAATCAGCTACAAATAGTGGCACAGGTGCCACTGCTTCTTGTGGCCTGGGATCTGAATTCTCCACAGATAAAGGAGGCCCTTTCACTGCAGTACAAATCACTAATACCACTGGACTGGCCCAGGCTCCTGGGTTAGCCTCCCAAGGCATCAGCTTTGGCATTAAGAATAATCTGGGGACCCCATTGCAAAAATTGGGAGTGTCATTTTCTTTTGCCAAGAAGGCTCCTGTCAAACTCGAATCAATAGCATCAGTTTTCAAGGACCATGCGGAAGAAGGGACCTCTGAAGATGGAACAAAACCCGATGAGAAGGGTTCTGACCAAGGACTGCAGAAGGTAGGAGACTCTGATGGGAGCAGTAATCTTGATGGTAAAAAAGAGGATGAAGACCCTCAGGATGGAGGGTCCCTTGCCTCAACATTATCCAAATTAAAAAGGATGAAACGAGAAGAAGGAGCTGGGGCTACAGAGCCTGAGTATTACCACTACATCCCCCCAGCACACTGCAAAGTAAAACCTAATTTTCCCTTTCTACTTTTTATGAGAGCCAGTGAACAAATGGATGGTGATAATACTACACACCCAAAGAATGCCCCAGAGAGTAAAAAAGGCAGTTCTCCCAAGCCTAAAAGCTGCATCAAGGCGGCAGCAAGCCAAGGAGCAGAAAAGACAGTTAGTGAAGTCTCTGAGCAGCCGAAGGAAACCAGCATGACCGAGCCCTCAGAACCAGGAAGCAAAGCTGAGGCAAAGAAGGCCTTAGGAGGGGATGTAAGTGATCAGAGTTTAGAAAGTCATAGTCAGAAGGTTTCAGAGACCCAAATGTGTGAGTCCAACTCTTCTAAAGAAACCTCTCTGGCCACCCCAGCAGGGAAAGAAAGCCAAGAAGGACCCAAACATCCTACTGGTCCCTTCTTCCCAGTTTTGAGCAAAGATGAAAGCACTGCCCTCCAGTGGCCATCAGAACTATTAATTTTCACCAAGGCAGAACCCTCCATTTCATACAGTTGTAACCCTTTATATTTTGACTTTAAACTTTCAAGGAACAAAGATGCCAGAActaaaggaacagaaaaaccaaaggATATAGGAAGCTCCTCAAAGGACCATCTCCAAGGCCTAAATCCTGGTGAGCCAAATAAAAACAAGGAAGTGGGCGGAGAGAAAATAGTACGTTCCTCAGGAGGCAGAATGGACGCACCTGCTTCAGGGTCTGCCTGTAGCGGCCTGAACAAGCAGGAGCCTGGGGGTAGCCATGGGTCTGAGacagaagacacagggagaagccTTCCCAGCAAGAAAGAACGATCTGGGAAGTCCCACcggcacaaaaagaaaaagaagcacaaAAAATCCAGCAAACACAAACGTAAACACAAGGCTGACACAGAAGAGAAAAGCTCTAAGGCAGAGTCAGGGGAGAAATCTAAGAAGCGCAAGAAACGAAAACGAAAGAAGAATAAGTCATCAGCCCCAGCAGATTCTGAACGAGGACCCAAACCAGAACCCCCTGGGAGTGGCAGTCCCGCACCACCAAGAAGAAGGCGGCGAGCTCAAGATGACTCCCAGCGGAGATCCCTCCCAGCTGAAGAGGGGAGCAGTGGCAAAAAGGATGAAGGTGGGGGTGGTAGCAGCTCCCAAGACCATGGTGGGAGGAAACACAAAGGTGAACTTCCACCTTCATCCTGCCAGCGAAGAGCAGGCACCAAACGGAGCAGCCGGTCTAGCCATCGGAGCCAACCCAGTAGTGGAGATGAGGATAGTGATGATGCTTCCTCACACCGGCTGCACCAGAAGTCTCCATCCCAGTACagtgaggaagaagaagaggaagattcAGGCAGTGAGCATTCCCGCAGCCGCTCAAGGTCTGGCCGGCGCCATTCCTCGCATCGTTCCTCCCGGCGTTCTTACTCAAGTAGCTCAGATGCCTCTTCAGACCAGAGCTGCTATAGTAGACAGCGCAGTTACTCTGATGACAGCTACAGTGACTACAGTGACAGATCACGAAGGCACTCCAAGCGCTCCCATGACTCAGATGACTCAGACTATGCCAGCTCCAAACACCGATCAAAACGGCACAAATATTCATCTTCTGATGATGACTATAGCCTCAGTTGCAGCCAGTCCCGAAGCCGATCTCGGAGTCATACCAGAGAGCGCTCAAGATCCCGGGGCCGCAGCCGCAGCAGCAGTTGTAGTCGTAGTCGAAGCAAGCGGAGAAGCCGTAGCACCACAGCCCACAGCTGGCAACGGAGCCGGAGCTATAGCCGGGACCGCAGCCGCAGCACCAGGAGCCCTTCCCAGAGATCAGGCTCCAGGAAGGGATCATGGGGTCACGAGAGCCCTGAGGAGAGGCATTCTGGGCGTCGGGACTTCATTCGTTCTAAGATCTACCGCTCCCAGTCCCCCCACTATTTCCGATCAGGCCGGGGAGAAGGTCCTGGGAAGAAAGATGATGGCAGAGGAGATGACAGTAAAGCAACAGGTCCACCTTCCCAGAACAGCAACATTGGCACAGGAAGAGGGTCAGAAGGTGACTGCAGTCCTGAAGACAAGAACTCTGTCACTGCCAAACTGCTACTGGAGAAGATCCAGTCAAGGAAAGTGGAGAGGAAACCTAGTGTGAGTGAGGAGGTGCAGGCCACCCCTAATAAAGCTGGGCCCAAGCTCAAGGACCCCCCACAAGGTTACTTTGGGCCCAAGCTCCCCCCATCTCTTGGCAATAAGCCTGTCCTTCCACTGATAGGGAAGCTCCCAGCTACCCGAAAGCCCAATAAGAAGTGTGAAGAGTCTGGCTTGGAAAGGGGGGAAGAGCAAGAACAGTCAGAGACAGAAGAGGGGCCCCCAGGGAGTAGTGATGCCCTATTTGCGCATCAGTTCCCTTCAGAGGAAACAACTGGCCCCTTATTAGACCCACCCCCAGAAGAGTCAAAGTCTGGAGAAGGTACTGCTGATCACCCTGTGGCTCCACTAGGCACCCCAGCACATTCTGACTGCTACCCTGGGGACCCAACCATCTCCCATAACTACCTCCCCGACCCCAGTGATGGGGACACCCTGGAGTCCCTGGATAGCAGCAGTCAGCCAGGCCCTGTGGAGTCCAGCTTGCTGCCTATAGCACCAGACCTTGAGCATTTCCCCAGTTATGCACCTCCCAGTGGGGATCCTAGTATTGAGTCAACAGATGGGGCTGAGGATGCTTCACTGGCCCCCCTGGAAAGCCAGCCCATCACCTTCACCCCTGAGGAGATGGAGAAGTACAGCAAGCTCCAGCAGGCTGCTCAGCAACACATCCAGCAGCAGCTTCTGGCCAAGCAAGTAAAGGCCTTTCCAGCCTCAGCTGCCCTGGCCCCAGCCACACCAGCCCTGCAACCCATCCACATTCAGCAGCCAGCTACAGCCTCTGCCACCTCCATCACAACTGTTCAGCATGCCATCCTACAACATcatgctgctgcagctgctgccgcCATCGGCATTcaccctcacccccatccccaaccACTTGCCCAGGTGCATCATATTCCCCAGCCCCATCTGACCCCCATTTCTTTGTCCCACCTCACTCACTCAATCATCCCTGGCCACCCTGCCACCTTTCTCGCTAGCCATCCCATCCACATCATTCCCGCCTCAGCCATCCATCCTGGGCCCTTCACCTTTCACCCTGTCCCACATGCTGCCCTCTACCCCACCCTACTTGCTCCACGGCCTGCTGCAGcagctgccactgcactccaccttcaCCCACTACTTCACCCCATCTTCTCAGGTCAGGACCTGCAACATCCCCCCAGCCATGGCACGTGA